The following proteins are co-located in the Rattus norvegicus strain BN/NHsdMcwi chromosome X, GRCr8, whole genome shotgun sequence genome:
- the Fthl17cl1 gene encoding ferritin heavy polypeptide-like 17E, which produces MAEAPSQVRQNYDWHCEDAVNTHIQLRLYASYVYMSMAVYFDRDDVALGNFKRFFLSKSHECQAKAEVFMHLQNTRGGCLSLHDIARPERDSWHGGSQAMECALHMEMMINQSLLNMHEVAKEKGDAQLCHFLEQNFLNQQVEVLKEVGGYLTNLRQMGAQEHSLAEYLFDKLSLS; this is translated from the coding sequence ATGGCCGAAGCGCCCTCTCAAGTGCGACAGAACTATGACTGGCACTGCGAGGATGCCGTCAACACCCATATCCAGCTGCGGCTCTATGCCTCCTATGTGTACATGTCTATGGCCGTCTACTTTGACCGTGATGACGTGGCCCTGGGAAACTTCAAGCGTTTCTTCTTGAGCAAGTCACACGAATGCCAGGCCAAGGCTGAGGTGTTCATGCACCTGCAGAATACGCGTGGAGGCTGCCTCTCCCTTCATGACATCGCGAGACCGGAACGCGACAGCTGGCATGGCGGCAGTCAGGCCATGGAGTGCGCCTTGCACATGGAGATGATGATCAACCAGAGTCTGCTGAACATGCACGAAGTAGCCAAGGAAAAAGGCGACGCCCAACTCTGCCACTTCCTGGAGCAAAACTTCCTGAACCAGCAGGTCGAAGTTCTGAAGGAGGTGGGCGGCTACCTGACCAACCTGCGCCAGATGGGAGCCCAGGAGCACAGCTTGGCCGAATACCTCTTTGACAAGCTCAGCCTGTCCTAA